In a single window of the Nicotiana tomentosiformis chromosome 8, ASM39032v3, whole genome shotgun sequence genome:
- the LOC138897073 gene encoding uncharacterized protein: MGALPSDTVVNPKCGNNMGHAMVVTTRSGKGENTPTSSQKQLMDDEQVVLEEEIPSNVIQSNDEVHIDIDDNVEETQEEVSPSRDHVIDILEPVVQKAKAPVPKPPPPYPQRLANQNGKNQFKKFIDIMKSLSINVSLVKALEQMPGYAKFMKNLVTKKRSMNFETIKVTHQVSVIVHSMAPKLEYPGTFTIPCTTGSAEFTKALCDLGWTMKCRLFLEELFLLQGRLLLM; encoded by the exons atgggggcactaccaagtgacacggtggtgaacccaaagtgTGGGAACAACATGGGCCATGCCATggtcgttactacaagaagtggaaaaggtgaaaatacacccacctcaagtcaaaagcaacttatggatgatgagcaagtagtACTAGAAGAAGAGATCCCGAGCAATGTGATacaatcaaatgatgaagttcatattgatattgatgacaatgtggaagagactcaagaggaagtgagcccgtctagggatcatgttattgacatactggaaccggtagtgcaaaaggctaaggcaccagtGCCTaagcctcctcctccatatcctcaaaggcttgccaaccaaaatggcaagaatcaattcaaaaagttcattgacataatgaagagtctctcaatcaatgtgtcATTAGTTAAAGccttggaacaaatgcccggttatgcaaagtttatgaagaatttggtgacaaagaagcggtcaatgaattttgaaactatcaaagtcactcatcaagtaagtgtaattgtgcattcaatggctcctaaattggaataTCCCGgtactttcacaatcccttgtaccactggaagtgccgagtttactaaagctctttgtgatcttggg TGGACAATgaagtgccgattattcttggaagaacttttcttgctacagggaaggctcttgttgatgtga